In the genome of Vicia villosa cultivar HV-30 ecotype Madison, WI linkage group LG7, Vvil1.0, whole genome shotgun sequence, one region contains:
- the LOC131617556 gene encoding uncharacterized protein At1g66480-like — MGNTIGKSKKAKIMKIDGETFKVKTPTTSNDVVKDYPNHVLLDSQAVKHFGLRAKPLEPNQELKPKKIYFLVELPKIKPEEDKPSLPRRARSSGIKNMNAKDRLELLMLSKRSVSDISSVKPGLGLDGPMRLKMRLPKAQLEKLMEESNDKAEVAEKIMSLYMEKSGGGDAAEHDGVVLNQHRKPRGKRVSFSPMEIEESHVEAASQ, encoded by the exons ATGGGAAACACCATAGGAAAAAGCAAAAAAGCAAAGATTATGAAGATAGATGGAGAAACCTTCAAAGTGAAAACTCCAACCACATCAAACGACGTCGTCAAAGACTATCCCAACCACGTCCTCCTCGACTCTCAAGCGGTAAAACACTTTGGGCTTCGGGCCAAACCCTTAGAGCCCAACCAAGAACTCAAGCCCAAGAAAATCTACTTCCTCGTGGAATTACCCAAAATAAAGCCCGAGGAAGATAAACCGTCACTCCCGAGGAGAGCGCGATCTAGTGGAATAAAGAACATGAATGCTAAGGATAGACTCGAGCTGTTAATGCTGTCAAAACGCTCCGTTTCGGATATTTCGTCGGTGAAACCGGGCTTGGGCTTAGATGGGCCcatgaggttgaagatgaggcTTCCGAAAGCCCAGCTGGAGAAGTTGATGGAAGAGAGTAATGATAAGGCTGAGGTGGCGGAGAAGATTATGAGTTTGTATATGgaaaagagtggtggtggtgatgCGGCGGAGCATGACGGTGTTGTTTTGAATCAACATCGTAAACCACGTGGG AAACGAGTGAGTTTTAGCCCAATGGAAATTGAAGAAAGTCACGTAGAAGCAGCTTCTCAATAG